The Haloplanus sp. XH21 genome includes a region encoding these proteins:
- a CDS encoding ParA family protein, protein MSETLRAAAFLDKGGTGKTTTVAHLGVALEELGHEVLLIDLAGKQGDLAKHFGVWGDYQARIEADEAWPNISTVFDDAWGTIAEKLGDDTLADLVVSTDEGPDLIPAHPGLDTLDAELGNIDDARERYSRLEQFLDEYVDPLGYDVVLVDLPGMTNNVAYNGLWAARHVITPVEMGPFEAEQADALRRDLGKIADSFAVDIDLALVLPNKVDTRTNLAEEYLDAFESEYPDAIAPDYVPYSQDIRNAADRGQTAFALEEPSTTARRAREAYLAAAETLVERLGGEHHG, encoded by the coding sequence ATGAGCGAGACACTACGCGCCGCCGCGTTCCTCGACAAAGGCGGCACCGGGAAGACGACGACCGTCGCCCACCTCGGAGTCGCCCTCGAGGAGCTCGGGCACGAGGTCCTGCTTATTGACCTCGCCGGGAAGCAGGGCGATCTCGCGAAGCACTTCGGCGTTTGGGGCGATTACCAGGCGCGGATTGAGGCCGACGAGGCATGGCCGAACATCAGCACGGTCTTCGACGACGCGTGGGGGACGATCGCCGAAAAGCTGGGCGACGACACTCTGGCTGATCTCGTTGTCTCCACTGACGAAGGACCCGATCTGATCCCGGCACACCCCGGACTCGACACCCTTGACGCCGAACTCGGGAATATCGACGATGCGCGTGAGCGCTATAGCCGTCTCGAACAGTTCCTCGACGAGTACGTCGACCCGCTCGGCTATGACGTCGTTCTCGTTGACCTCCCGGGGATGACGAATAACGTCGCATACAACGGACTGTGGGCTGCCCGCCACGTCATCACGCCCGTCGAGATGGGGCCGTTCGAGGCCGAGCAGGCCGATGCCCTCCGTCGCGACCTCGGGAAGATTGCCGACAGTTTCGCCGTCGACATCGATCTCGCGCTCGTACTTCCGAACAAGGTCGATACCCGAACGAATCTCGCCGAGGAGTACTTGGACGCGTTTGAGTCGGAGTATCCGGACGCTATCGCACCCGACTACGTCCCGTATTCACAAGACATTCGAAACGCTGCGGACCGAGGCCAGACTGCGTTTGCGCTCGAAGAGCCGTCGACGACAGCACGCCGGGCCCGTGAGGCGTATCTCGCTGCCGCTGAAACGCTTGTCGAACGGCTCGGAGGTGAACACCATGGCTGA
- a CDS encoding MarR family transcriptional regulator, which translates to MLSKGELTIVDALITGREATPEELATDTGYTRDHIYHLLDELIDTGLLRETRRHHNKRVVQITEHPVIEQYRKLTAEFSHVDWPELLTPATIRICWYLDEPRRITSIADRLEISRQSVHKALSPLKNRALLSPAGPEYALSDSIQPLLEFIQAVVVHDHLNRARDLAPSTTVEWCDPHRALIRVQERHDTESLYAAEEWEVTGLARFEQFGLQFFLAGEPAFWYAPEETLTPAEIVCHTLVLDSGSRRVSYSLLLIEAEAIAQQELMDVAAWYGLADTISEMYRYLAGENEPPAADGIHLPSRTEYEALKEQYGVA; encoded by the coding sequence GTGCTCTCGAAGGGCGAACTCACGATCGTCGACGCACTCATCACGGGCCGTGAAGCGACTCCTGAAGAGCTCGCAACAGACACAGGGTATACACGCGACCACATCTACCACCTCCTCGACGAGCTGATCGATACCGGGCTCCTTCGTGAAACGCGCCGACATCACAACAAGCGAGTGGTCCAGATCACAGAGCACCCCGTTATCGAGCAATATCGGAAGCTCACAGCGGAATTCAGTCACGTCGACTGGCCGGAGCTACTCACTCCCGCGACGATCCGCATCTGTTGGTATCTCGATGAACCACGCCGTATCACATCAATTGCGGACCGGCTGGAGATCTCTCGACAAAGCGTCCACAAGGCGCTATCGCCGCTGAAGAACCGAGCGCTGTTGTCCCCAGCTGGTCCGGAATACGCACTCAGCGATAGCATTCAACCACTATTGGAATTCATCCAGGCAGTCGTGGTTCACGATCACCTGAATCGCGCTCGAGACCTCGCCCCCAGCACCACGGTCGAATGGTGTGACCCTCACCGAGCGCTCATTCGTGTCCAGGAACGGCACGATACGGAATCGCTCTACGCGGCCGAAGAGTGGGAAGTAACAGGCCTGGCCCGGTTCGAGCAGTTCGGGTTACAGTTCTTCCTCGCTGGAGAGCCCGCGTTCTGGTATGCCCCAGAAGAGACGCTGACGCCGGCCGAAATCGTCTGCCATACCCTTGTCCTTGACAGCGGATCGCGACGAGTGAGTTACTCCCTCCTACTGATCGAGGCAGAAGCAATCGCCCAACAGGAGCTGATGGACGTCGCAGCGTGGTACGGGTTAGCGGATACTATCTCAGAGATGTATCGGTACTTAGCTGGTGAAAACGAGCCACCAGCCGCAGATGGAATTCATTTGCCGAGTCGAACGGAGTACGAAGCACTCAAAGAGCAGTACGGAGTGGCCTAG
- a CDS encoding TROVE domain-containing protein: MLLVLAANDDRFKDDSPESLIREWAPAIIQRMDETATALAVHDQLFGGTAPWPLRRGIEDALVEMADAYTLGKYDLSRREVTLHDVFNRVHPTPVDAEQEALFERFMRGGLDDYPDVDPLPAPNTWKTVISERGNTQAAWELLIEDDEYTLPIFASIRNLRNMLEAGVPEDTVVDHLDLEAVRHAPLYPFRYYQAYTALQDADVQAPTVEQWLEDAIDVAVETVPGGFGDTFVAVDLSGSMDQPLSANSTLRLKEIGALFGAMLADQGADVGGFGDDFQTVPMHVDTPVLQRQAAVLAIDEDVGNSTNGWKAIKHLHDRGDAVERIVVFTDMQIWDNTPFTARDSQTVKDVFDAYRDEVSADTALYLVDLAAYGDLVTPEGYENVYNISGWSENVLSFIEHAEKPKQVIDEIEAFEPT, translated from the coding sequence GTGCTACTCGTACTGGCAGCCAACGACGACCGATTCAAGGACGACTCCCCCGAGTCGCTCATCCGCGAATGGGCGCCGGCGATCATCCAGCGGATGGACGAGACGGCCACCGCGCTCGCGGTCCACGATCAGCTGTTCGGCGGGACTGCGCCGTGGCCGCTTCGACGCGGGATCGAGGACGCGCTGGTGGAGATGGCCGACGCCTACACGCTGGGCAAGTACGACCTGTCGCGGCGCGAGGTGACGCTGCACGACGTCTTCAACCGCGTCCACCCCACGCCCGTCGACGCCGAGCAGGAAGCGCTCTTCGAGCGGTTCATGCGTGGTGGCCTTGACGACTATCCCGACGTCGACCCGTTGCCGGCGCCGAACACGTGGAAGACGGTTATCTCCGAGCGCGGCAACACCCAAGCCGCCTGGGAACTGCTCATCGAGGACGACGAGTACACGCTGCCCATCTTCGCGTCGATCCGGAACCTCCGGAACATGCTCGAAGCCGGCGTGCCGGAGGACACCGTCGTGGATCACCTCGACCTGGAGGCCGTCCGACACGCGCCGCTGTACCCGTTCCGGTACTACCAGGCCTACACCGCGCTGCAAGACGCGGATGTCCAGGCACCGACGGTCGAGCAGTGGCTCGAAGACGCAATTGATGTCGCGGTCGAGACGGTGCCTGGCGGATTCGGAGATACCTTTGTTGCGGTCGACCTGTCGGGATCGATGGATCAGCCGCTGTCCGCGAACAGCACGCTCCGACTGAAGGAGATCGGTGCGTTGTTCGGTGCGATGCTGGCCGACCAGGGTGCTGACGTCGGCGGGTTCGGCGACGACTTCCAGACCGTTCCGATGCACGTCGACACGCCAGTCCTGCAGCGCCAAGCGGCGGTGTTGGCGATCGACGAGGACGTCGGGAACTCGACGAACGGCTGGAAGGCGATCAAGCACCTCCACGACCGAGGGGATGCTGTTGAACGCATCGTCGTCTTCACCGATATGCAGATCTGGGACAACACGCCGTTCACGGCCCGCGATTCCCAGACGGTCAAAGACGTGTTCGATGCGTATCGAGACGAGGTGTCTGCGGACACCGCGCTGTATCTCGTCGATCTCGCAGCCTATGGCGACCTGGTGACGCCAGAAGGCTACGAGAACGTCTACAACATCTCGGGGTGGTCGGAAAACGTCCTCTCGTTCATCGAACACGCCGAGAAGCCGAAGCAGGTCATCGATGAGATCGAAGCGTTCGAGCCGACCTAG
- a CDS encoding MarR family transcriptional regulator, with product MSIDRDTFENTSEDELADLSVPDQVLGFLIANDDYAFKAREIASQTGLDEGPVSTALSRLKDRELVEHKATYWAVTDDEERLEGYSGYERATALFNEQLGPEDKDAWREHAPEKAHPSVDTEDDQ from the coding sequence ATGTCCATCGACCGAGACACATTCGAGAACACGAGCGAGGACGAGCTCGCGGATCTTTCGGTCCCTGATCAGGTTCTTGGCTTCCTCATAGCAAACGACGACTATGCGTTCAAGGCCCGCGAGATTGCGTCTCAGACCGGTCTTGACGAAGGCCCGGTTAGTACGGCACTCTCTCGGTTGAAGGATCGTGAGCTGGTCGAGCACAAAGCAACATACTGGGCAGTGACGGACGACGAAGAACGCCTCGAGGGATATAGCGGGTATGAGCGGGCGACTGCCCTCTTTAACGAACAGCTCGGACCGGAGGACAAGGACGCTTGGCGTGAACACGCGCCCGAGAAGGCGCATCCAAGCGTCGATACCGAGGACGACCAGTGA
- a CDS encoding UPF0175 family protein encodes MARITGSYPDDLDLLIEGAVEAGVFGGKSDALREFVREYFEDHENERIAAAVALYERERITLGDAARLADVDRWTMRDILREHGVDLRLGLVDEDDAAYEVEAARELEFDDEDSDDVDSPAK; translated from the coding sequence ATGGCACGAATCACCGGATCATATCCTGACGATCTCGACCTCCTGATTGAGGGTGCTGTCGAGGCTGGTGTGTTCGGAGGCAAGAGCGATGCGTTGCGGGAGTTCGTTCGTGAATACTTCGAGGACCACGAGAACGAGCGGATAGCAGCTGCGGTCGCCCTCTACGAACGCGAACGGATTACACTCGGTGATGCTGCGAGACTCGCTGATGTCGACCGCTGGACGATGCGTGACATCCTCCGCGAGCACGGCGTCGACCTCCGCCTCGGACTCGTTGACGAAGACGACGCAGCTTACGAGGTGGAGGCAGCACGCGAACTCGAATTCGACGATGAGGACTCGGACGACGTGGATTCGCCTGCGAAATGA
- a CDS encoding twitching motility protein PilT: MTGDDIPANPSVLNTTVLSNFAYIDRLWVVAGLSGICTVPVVREELENGVDDHPYLQSALDILDDEIPVVPISETVANREAVVSDHLDAGEAQAFAVADAHDGRLLTDDGDARSFAKEQGVTVVGSVGVLLAAIDAGKLNESTADEWLSTWIDEIGYYVPYRSISDYR, translated from the coding sequence ATGACAGGTGACGATATTCCAGCGAACCCGAGCGTCCTGAACACGACTGTCCTCTCGAATTTTGCGTATATCGACCGGTTGTGGGTGGTTGCAGGACTCTCTGGAATCTGTACGGTTCCAGTCGTCCGCGAGGAACTCGAAAACGGCGTTGACGATCATCCGTATCTGCAATCCGCACTCGATATACTCGACGACGAGATTCCAGTCGTGCCTATCTCGGAGACGGTCGCAAACAGGGAGGCGGTCGTCAGTGACCATCTCGATGCCGGCGAGGCCCAAGCGTTTGCCGTGGCGGATGCACACGACGGCCGTCTGCTGACCGATGACGGGGATGCTCGATCGTTCGCCAAAGAACAGGGTGTGACCGTTGTCGGATCAGTCGGTGTGCTCTTGGCTGCGATTGATGCTGGTAAGCTCAACGAATCGACCGCTGACGAGTGGCTGTCGACATGGATTGACGAGATTGGCTACTACGTTCCATATCGGTCGATTTCGGACTATCGGTGA